A genomic segment from Aegilops tauschii subsp. strangulata cultivar AL8/78 chromosome 1, Aet v6.0, whole genome shotgun sequence encodes:
- the LOC123494890 gene encoding uncharacterized protein — translation MCSLISSSSSATSVSQLRRRARSTATPSLCAASTGTTLLSPVLAAEDISGGPDATAGVEARDDYCKLIRDCCGQLSFCAKQKCTAALRMLALGTAAYAVDEMVRMGESTCLETTVKFVCAVVQVFDKVSERANAENLLVIEEARGFSGMVESIDCIHWQWKNCPQRRLCNGEFPPCNYTVNGCDYNMGYYLADGIYPQWAAFVKTKAAKKNVERAFGCFKLVGELFVEL, via the exons ATGTGCTCTCTcatctcttcttcctcctctgcgaCGTCCGTCTCGCAGCTCCGCCGCCGCGCACGCTCCACAGCCACTCCGAGCCTCTGCGCCGCCAGCACCGGCACAACACTCCTCTCTCCCGTCCTCGCCGCCGAGGACATCAGCGGCGGCCCGGACGCCACCGCG GGAGTGGAGGCACGCGATGACTACTGCAAGCTCATAAGGGATTGCTGCGGCCAACTATCTTTCTGTGCTAAGCAGAAATGCACGGCTGCTCTGAGGATGCTTGCACTTGGTACTGCCGCATATGCCGTTGATGAGATGGTTAGAATGGGGGAGAGCACATGCCTCGAGACTACTGTCAAGTTTGTCTGTGCCGTGGTGCAGGTGTTTGACAAAGTATCTGAGAGGGCCAACGCAGAAAATTTGTTGGTTATTGAAGAGGCCAGAGGGTTTTCAGGAATGGTCGAATCAATTGATTGCATTCACTGGCAATGGAAGAACTGCCCCCAAAG GAGGCTTTGTAATGGGGAATTTCCGCCATGCAACTACACTGTCAACGGCTGTGACTACAACATGGGGTACTACCTTGCCGATGGCATCTATCCTCAGTGGGCGGCGTTTGTGAAGACC AAAGCAGCCAAGAAGAATGTGGAGAGGGCATTCGGGTGCTTCAAGCTTGTTGGGGAATTGTTCGTGGAGCTGTAA
- the LOC109774416 gene encoding transcription factor MYB61: MGRHSCCYKQKLRKGLWSPEEDEKLMNHITKHGHGCWSSVPKLAGLQRCGKSCRLRWINYLRPDLKRGAFAQDEEDLIVELHAVLGNRWSQIAAQMPGRTDNEIKNLWNSSLKKKLRQKGIDPNTHKPLTEADRSGAAPTISTERTSGSSDVNPSSAGALGNFGHLLSETAQSSMLLPVYDKKRPETPSLARPKVPAKELFLDQLTAGHESPSSCRSSGPTLYFPFQQQLGYSNECGSGDGANMNSLWFNQNDFSCNTISTVMPTVSPSALSTPMGLNLPPDNHRHGGTGIGSAPFYWDGVNPSSSGSTGSSGSNSMGFEPQSTNSILENSVFPWTDIGVGQEKDTRVQLVEELKWPDLLHGTFAEATTAMQNQSQSLYDDVIKAESQFNMEGICASWFQNQQPQQQLQAASDMYDKDLQRMPLSFEHI; this comes from the exons ATGGGGAGGCATTCATGCTGCTACAAGCAGAAGCTGAGGAAGGGGCTCTGGTCCCCTGAGGAGGATGAGAAGCTCATGAACCACATCACCAAGCATGGCCATGGCTGCTGGAGCTCTGTCCCTAAACTTGCAG GGCTCCAAAGGTGCGGCAAGAGCTGCAGGCTGAGGTGGATAAACTACCTAAGGCCAGACCTTAAGAGAGGTGCCTTCGCTCAGGACGAGGAAGACCTCATCGTTGAACTCCATGCTGTGCTCGGGAACAG GTGGTCTCAAATTGCAGCACAGATGCCTGGGAGGACTGACAATGAGATTAAGAACCTCTGGAACTCGTCCCTCAAGAAGAAGCTGCGGCAGAAGGGCATTGACCCCAACACCCACAAGCCCCTCACTGAGGCTGATCGCAGTGGAGCAGCTCCCACCATCAGCACCGAGAGGACCTCTGGTTCCAGTGATGTCAACCCGTCAAGCGCTGGTGCTCTAGGGAACTTCGGTCACCTCCTCAGCGAGACAGCCCAATCTTCAATGCTGCTGCCGGTGTATGACAAGAAGCGCCCTGAAACTCCAAGCTTGGCACGACCTAAGGTGCCAGCAAAGGAGTTGTTCCTGGACCAGCTTACTGCTGGTCATGAGAGCCCATCAAGCTGCCGTTCATCAGGTCCAACGCTGTATTTTCCTTTTCAGCAGCAATTAGGCTACAGCAACGAGTGTGGCAGTGGAGATGGTGCAAATATGAACTCACTCTGGTTTAACCAGAATGATTTCAGTTGCAACACAATTTCCACTGTGATGCCAACAGTTTCACCATCAGCCCTCTCGACGCCGATGGGACTGAACCTCCCACCAGACAATCACCGCCATGGGGGCACTGGCATCGGCAGTGCCCCTTTCTACTGGGATGGTGTTAATCCTAGCAGCAGCGGTAGTACCGGGAGCAGCGGAAGCAACAGCATGGGGTTCGAGCCACAGAGCACGAACTCAATTCTGGAGAACAGTGTATTCCCATGGACAGATATCGGAGTTGGGCAAGAAAAGGATACCAGAGTTCAGTTAGTGGAGGAACTCAAGTGGCCTGACTTGCTTCATGGAACCTTTGCAGAGGCAACCACAGCGATGCAGAACCAGAGCCAATCACTATACGATGATGTGATCAAAGCAGAGAGCCAGTTCAACATGGAAGGGATATGTGCTTCTTGGTTCCAGAATCAGCAGCCACAGCAACAGCTGCAAGCAGCATCAGACATGTATGATAAAGACTTGCAAAGAATGCCCTTGTCTTTTGAGCATATCTAG